In one Streptomyces sp. T12 genomic region, the following are encoded:
- a CDS encoding helix-turn-helix transcriptional regulator: MVHIRQLDPTASPLDYFGFELRRKREEAGLTLKQLGSVLFCSGSLIGQIETTLKVPTRDFAERVDAALMTDGYFSRLVGLVLRSQLPTWFQPYADMEAKATYISTYQCQLVYGLLQTRAYAKALLRVDHPDRVEEMVAARMERQRVLAREQPPAVWVVLDESVLYRMVGNRGVMREQLAHLLSFRNNQSVHIQVLPYSVGAHTGMMGSFTLLRFDDHPDVFYCESYDQGHMTANPQVIRERSVGYARLQAAAFSPEDSADLIARVMEERYGHQQAAEGRDVA; encoded by the coding sequence TTGGTTCACATCCGCCAACTCGATCCCACCGCTTCTCCGTTGGACTACTTCGGCTTCGAGCTGAGGAGAAAGCGGGAGGAGGCCGGGCTGACGTTGAAGCAGTTGGGCTCGGTTCTGTTCTGTTCGGGGTCGCTGATCGGCCAGATCGAGACGACGCTGAAGGTGCCGACGCGGGATTTCGCCGAGCGCGTGGACGCGGCGCTGATGACGGACGGGTACTTTTCGAGGCTCGTGGGGTTGGTTCTGCGGAGCCAGTTGCCTACGTGGTTCCAGCCGTACGCCGACATGGAGGCGAAGGCGACCTACATCTCCACGTATCAGTGCCAGTTGGTGTACGGGCTTCTGCAGACAAGGGCGTACGCGAAAGCGTTGCTGAGGGTGGACCACCCGGACAGGGTCGAGGAGATGGTCGCCGCCCGCATGGAACGGCAGCGCGTCCTGGCGCGCGAACAGCCGCCCGCGGTGTGGGTGGTCCTGGACGAGTCGGTGCTGTACCGGATGGTCGGCAACCGGGGCGTCATGCGCGAGCAACTCGCCCACCTGCTGAGCTTCCGGAACAACCAGTCGGTGCACATCCAGGTGCTGCCGTACTCCGTAGGAGCGCACACCGGGATGATGGGCTCGTTCACCCTCCTGCGCTTCGACGATCACCCCGATGTCTTCTACTGCGAGAGCTACGACCAGGGGCACATGACCGCCAACCCGCAAGTAATCAGGGAACGTTCGGTCGGTTACGCTCGCTTGCAGGCCGCCGCCTTCTCGCCGGAGGATTCGGCCGACCTGATCGCCCGCGTGATGGAGGAACGCTATGGACACCAGCAAGCAGCTGAAGGCCGCGACGTGGCGTAA
- a CDS encoding GAF and ANTAR domain-containing protein has product MRPEDGHRDERGRERTGAADAIADGVRGAGPGEIPARLCDVAVELLPVTGASVSLHSDGMPVQLGASSPQAAYVTEIQATLGDGPCQCAAQSGTPVLACDLTAGEDVLRWPVFAQQATAAGVRAVYSMPLGNDTVCVGTLDLYRDTPGDLTDRDLRTARLVAGMMTVALMALPRAQDAGDQDGERWLSGLAADHDQVYQATGMIMAQLGVGTDEALARLRAHAFAGGSTALDVARDVVEHRVRFDRE; this is encoded by the coding sequence GTGCGGCCCGAAGACGGTCATCGTGATGAGCGGGGACGGGAGCGGACGGGTGCCGCGGACGCGATCGCCGACGGCGTACGCGGTGCCGGACCCGGCGAGATCCCGGCGCGGCTGTGCGACGTAGCCGTAGAGCTGCTGCCCGTGACCGGCGCGAGTGTGTCGCTGCACAGTGACGGCATGCCCGTCCAGCTGGGCGCGAGCAGTCCGCAGGCCGCGTATGTGACCGAGATCCAGGCGACCTTGGGCGACGGCCCCTGCCAGTGCGCCGCACAGAGCGGGACGCCCGTGCTGGCCTGCGATCTGACGGCCGGGGAAGACGTCCTGCGCTGGCCGGTCTTCGCCCAGCAGGCCACGGCCGCCGGGGTGCGGGCGGTGTACTCGATGCCGCTCGGCAACGACACGGTGTGCGTGGGCACGCTCGACCTCTACCGGGACACCCCGGGCGACCTCACCGACCGGGATCTGCGGACGGCGCGGCTGGTGGCCGGGATGATGACGGTGGCGCTGATGGCGCTGCCGCGCGCCCAGGACGCGGGCGACCAGGACGGCGAACGGTGGCTGAGCGGCCTGGCCGCCGACCACGACCAGGTCTACCAGGCCACCGGCATGATCATGGCCCAGCTGGGCGTCGGCACGGACGAGGCACTGGCACGGCTGCGGGCCCACGCGTTCGCGGGCGGGAGTACGGCACTGGACGTGGCACGGGACGTGGTGGAACACCGGGTGCGGTTCGACCGGGAGTAG
- a CDS encoding tetratricopeptide repeat protein, whose product MAERDDPGVIGRRVQQLRVERGLTQRQLAEPAYTPAYISTLESGRVRPSDDALRHLADRLGVGFEELATGRPAHLATDLRLRLTGAQRTLAAGEAETAAEQYAALLAEARRHELLEVEADALLGLGECGLYTGELTEARDHFERAEQVLAEADAPLPARVPALRGRAVSHYLAGELRYAVYLLESTLDELNRGGLHDPDALLLLYASVIGPYMDMGVHARAAQAAEYALALAPKAADPALVARMHRSVARTLLAEGRIAEADASLAKAAELYRQLQIRTELANCHWMRGYVHAQNGDLENAEAALREARSMLTAQRAALYTSQVAVELADVLHRRGKSDEAAALLHDVLSDLSPERGALHAAAAHRLLGIIAEDARDTETAEEHYVRALSLLERAGAAGDLADLCRLLGDLLRRTGRVEAVLDAYRTGLGHRTAPGTTTLGPAPAQPPL is encoded by the coding sequence ATGGCCGAGCGTGACGACCCGGGGGTCATCGGACGCCGGGTGCAGCAGCTGCGCGTCGAACGCGGACTGACCCAGCGGCAGTTGGCGGAACCGGCCTACACGCCCGCGTACATCTCCACACTGGAGTCGGGCCGTGTACGCCCCTCCGATGACGCGCTGCGGCATCTCGCCGACCGGCTCGGCGTCGGCTTCGAGGAACTCGCCACCGGGCGCCCCGCCCACCTCGCCACCGATCTGCGGCTGCGCCTGACCGGAGCGCAGCGCACGCTCGCCGCCGGAGAGGCCGAGACGGCCGCGGAGCAGTACGCCGCCCTGCTCGCCGAGGCACGGCGGCACGAGCTCCTCGAAGTGGAGGCCGACGCCCTGCTCGGACTCGGCGAGTGCGGCCTCTACACCGGCGAACTGACCGAGGCCCGGGACCACTTCGAGCGGGCCGAGCAGGTGCTCGCCGAAGCCGACGCCCCGCTGCCCGCCCGCGTCCCCGCCCTGCGTGGAAGGGCTGTCTCCCACTACCTCGCCGGGGAACTCCGCTACGCCGTCTACCTGTTGGAGTCCACCCTCGACGAGCTCAACCGGGGCGGACTGCACGACCCCGATGCCCTCCTCCTGCTCTACGCCAGCGTCATCGGCCCCTACATGGACATGGGCGTTCACGCCCGCGCCGCCCAGGCCGCCGAGTACGCCCTCGCCCTCGCCCCAAAGGCGGCGGACCCGGCCCTGGTCGCGCGGATGCACCGGTCCGTCGCCCGCACCCTCCTCGCCGAGGGCCGCATCGCCGAGGCCGACGCCTCCCTCGCCAAGGCCGCCGAGCTGTACCGGCAACTCCAGATCCGTACCGAACTCGCCAACTGCCACTGGATGCGCGGCTACGTCCACGCCCAGAACGGCGACCTGGAGAACGCCGAGGCGGCGCTGCGCGAGGCCCGCTCCATGCTCACCGCTCAGCGCGCCGCCCTCTACACCAGCCAGGTCGCCGTCGAACTCGCCGACGTACTGCACCGGCGCGGCAAGTCCGACGAGGCCGCCGCCCTCCTCCACGACGTGCTCAGCGACCTCAGTCCCGAACGCGGCGCCCTGCACGCCGCCGCCGCCCACCGCCTCCTCGGCATCATCGCCGAGGACGCCCGCGACACCGAGACCGCCGAGGAGCACTACGTCCGGGCGCTCAGCCTGCTGGAGCGGGCGGGCGCGGCCGGCGACCTGGCCGACCTGTGCCGGCTGCTCGGCGACCTGCTGCGCCGCACGGGACGGGTGGAGGCGGTCCTGGACGCGTACCGGACGGGGCTGGGACACCGTACGGCTCCCGGCACCACCACCCTCGGACCCGCCCCCGCACAGCCCCCTCTGTGA
- a CDS encoding DUF397 domain-containing protein, with the protein MDTSKQLKAATWRKSSYSGTSGGECVECAALGSAAWRKSSYSGTSGGDCVEVADLTPHVAVRDSKNPEVDALTLAPEAYVAFIGYVGSGNGARPGISAR; encoded by the coding sequence ATGGACACCAGCAAGCAGCTGAAGGCCGCGACGTGGCGTAAGTCCAGCTACAGCGGCACCAGCGGCGGTGAGTGTGTCGAATGCGCCGCGCTCGGCTCCGCCGCCTGGCGCAAGTCCTCGTACAGCGGCACCAGCGGCGGCGACTGCGTCGAGGTCGCCGACCTCACCCCCCACGTAGCCGTCCGCGACTCCAAGAACCCCGAGGTCGACGCCCTCACCCTTGCCCCGGAGGCTTACGTCGCCTTCATCGGCTACGTCGGCTCGGGCAACGGCGCCAGGCCCGGTATCTCGGCGCGGTAG
- a CDS encoding Uma2 family endonuclease gives MAVAEPIIMPGYQGEAIQGPYDDPDGDSDADSGVPSYEGASVEQVFELFSAAAPRGWRVELIEGEICVTPPANGEHEEILAEVNHQVVRKTSDDSPLRTYGRIGLYLPGSSVTGRAEPDLVIAPRGTFDDQEVWHDPSGVLLVAEVTSKSTADRDRHEKIHGYARAGIPVYLLIDREGAEVALYSDPSSDDYAKSAKYKLGLTVPLPDPLGFELDTAEF, from the coding sequence ATGGCGGTGGCGGAGCCGATCATCATGCCGGGGTATCAGGGCGAGGCCATTCAGGGGCCGTACGACGACCCGGACGGCGACAGCGACGCGGACAGTGGCGTGCCCAGCTACGAGGGCGCGAGCGTGGAGCAGGTCTTCGAGCTCTTCAGTGCGGCGGCCCCCAGGGGCTGGCGCGTGGAGTTGATCGAAGGAGAGATCTGCGTGACGCCACCGGCCAATGGGGAGCACGAGGAAATTCTGGCAGAGGTCAACCACCAGGTCGTCCGGAAGACGTCTGATGATTCTCCCCTGCGCACCTACGGCCGCATTGGCCTGTACCTCCCCGGCTCGTCCGTCACTGGCCGTGCCGAGCCGGACCTGGTGATCGCCCCGAGGGGCACGTTCGATGACCAGGAGGTGTGGCACGACCCGTCCGGCGTCCTCCTCGTCGCCGAGGTCACTTCCAAGAGCACCGCCGACCGTGACCGCCACGAGAAGATCCACGGTTACGCCCGCGCCGGCATCCCGGTCTACCTGCTGATCGACCGGGAAGGGGCGGAGGTCGCCCTGTACTCCGACCCGTCCAGCGACGATTACGCCAAGAGCGCCAAGTACAAGCTGGGCCTCACCGTGCCGTTGCCCGACCCGCTCGGGTTCGAGCTGGACACCGCGGAGTTCTGA
- a CDS encoding NACHT domain-containing protein — protein sequence MTTDIWRNVAVVLIGLVLPAIGAWWMERSRGRSAHPAASELLLYAVRAVEAEQLRGLGRPLYPPFSMASAGMAAHVAGQSIAAIFGGLHDKRLVILGDAGTGKTTAARRLVPVLLDEGPVPVMVGLSSWEPASQSVQDWFISRVADRYGVEADHVRGLTAARRLLPVLDGLDELPDSQRATCVPLLMRWLDGFPGYVLTCRTDAYQDMADLLGPGVGTTVTLRPLWAQDVAAELRAVDAQRWEPVATAVEDDPSGPLAEALSSPWFLSLAASGYEGHRHRDPEELTDRRELPDAAAVRRRIWDTADPTVRIEGWGTDGRRRLELVADATGSEADGLLLWWRMAGKYGSSWAVAYVTAALLGIPALVGLAADRGLASSLSGMYVIFGYLAFLTPVISHQEPRRLGRRPLLTLVPLRGAAFWLLATILGAGLIGLPIGMAFILDPEWVLSGTWFSMGLMAIGVIAGLVLMITGPNTEPGRAHRAGDLHSDLWVALLTSSAVTALACLPIGLLSDPGRGTTGGHGLPWFVWAATSLGFFTTVLLTRTPWGRYRLTHLGLVLDGELPLRLGRFLAEALDQGLLVPADGYGAGCYTFRHSLAREALLGGGTDRLARVRATERFQKEIRAEVLTLPESVAYLAFTSDGSSERYAREREHIAGLADEVLTNELRAAADKGAEAYERYRKARQRMSEALGVSVWANSTTARLYGLAALLAGGIVCAAVGLLTGADQLEVGAGVVAVAAGVCLSLLLAARLEATPASRRFIYMIVAVLALYTSTPWALSPFLPEGSLGTIAAITAAADIFFLVAWLYARPHVARARAVLDDDPDAWPELPAIRHHRGAAFEARQTWLTVVARDGVMPLIRGRLRVGTDTGTVPALPAIAPSRLTGSRRSDQFVGTEAADEIAFHLRELESASIGVSGQRGVGKSSLMQRFCTSGPLSAADDLLVLAPAPTSYDPREFLIHLFAEVCRRVTGSNPGDDGHQAPDPVRRRNLVQHVGAALMVAAGVLITVVTLLWPELTAAAEAVTGHAKALVIAGGVVLTVAGIAWAVSLSLPAEGAGRRRGNPRHTDVLAAAHLRTLHYQLTFLRTRNAQLALPGGLQLADGSQVQHTQQVLTYPELVSRFRAFLTEVARDRDQSGGRVVIGIDELDKLGSSQDAERFLNDLKVVFGIRGCHFLVAVSEDALTTFGRHVLDVRTAFDSAFDRVVAVRPLSLGQARTLLELRGVWLPGPYLWLCQVLSGGLPRDLLRAVTSLATERALRLRVDLRQLSRKLIEDDARSVLSAQTRYAATLSGAHAPRAARWIADASQAAVTADEWEAAIGAAPPVDPDQYDVAHAVTQVRAYLALGATLMRTFTEGDVAASLDWLRLAGPDPVDRLTTARAKLATEPETSWSAVNRYRAEIPGLAPLPEPT from the coding sequence GTGACGACGGACATCTGGCGCAACGTGGCGGTCGTTCTCATAGGCCTCGTCCTGCCCGCCATCGGCGCTTGGTGGATGGAACGCTCCCGTGGGCGTTCGGCTCATCCGGCCGCCTCCGAGCTCCTCCTGTACGCGGTCCGCGCGGTGGAGGCCGAACAGCTCCGGGGGCTGGGACGACCGCTGTACCCACCGTTCAGCATGGCTTCGGCGGGAATGGCGGCGCACGTGGCGGGGCAGAGCATCGCGGCCATATTCGGGGGCCTGCACGACAAGCGCCTGGTCATCCTCGGCGACGCGGGGACGGGCAAGACCACCGCTGCCCGCAGACTGGTTCCCGTGCTGCTCGACGAGGGCCCGGTGCCCGTCATGGTCGGCCTCTCCTCATGGGAACCCGCGTCGCAGAGTGTGCAGGACTGGTTCATCTCACGCGTCGCGGACCGTTACGGCGTGGAAGCGGACCATGTGAGGGGTTTGACGGCGGCCCGTCGACTGCTTCCGGTACTCGACGGCCTCGACGAGCTTCCCGACTCTCAACGGGCCACCTGCGTACCCCTGTTGATGCGCTGGCTGGACGGGTTCCCCGGGTACGTGCTGACCTGCCGCACCGACGCCTACCAAGACATGGCTGACCTCCTCGGCCCCGGCGTGGGCACCACGGTGACGCTGCGGCCGCTGTGGGCGCAGGACGTCGCCGCCGAGCTGCGTGCGGTCGACGCCCAGCGATGGGAGCCGGTCGCCACGGCCGTCGAGGACGACCCGTCCGGTCCGCTTGCCGAGGCCCTTTCCTCACCGTGGTTCCTCTCGCTCGCGGCAAGTGGCTACGAAGGGCATCGGCACCGGGACCCGGAAGAGCTCACCGACCGCAGGGAGTTGCCCGACGCTGCTGCCGTACGGCGGCGGATCTGGGACACGGCCGATCCGACGGTCCGCATCGAGGGCTGGGGCACGGACGGAAGGCGCCGCCTCGAACTGGTCGCCGACGCAACGGGCAGCGAGGCCGACGGCCTGCTGCTGTGGTGGCGGATGGCCGGTAAGTACGGTTCGTCGTGGGCGGTGGCCTATGTGACCGCCGCGTTGCTGGGGATTCCCGCCCTTGTCGGTTTGGCGGCGGACCGGGGGCTCGCGAGCAGCCTCTCGGGGATGTACGTCATCTTCGGCTATCTGGCCTTCCTGACACCGGTGATCTCGCACCAGGAGCCCCGGCGTCTCGGGCGTCGGCCGTTGCTGACGCTGGTGCCGCTTCGTGGAGCCGCCTTCTGGCTACTCGCGACGATTCTCGGTGCGGGGCTGATCGGCCTGCCCATCGGCATGGCCTTCATCCTGGATCCGGAGTGGGTTCTCTCCGGCACGTGGTTCTCGATGGGCCTCATGGCGATCGGCGTCATCGCGGGACTCGTACTCATGATCACCGGGCCGAACACCGAACCCGGCCGAGCTCACCGAGCCGGTGACCTGCACTCCGACCTGTGGGTAGCGCTGCTCACTTCGAGCGCGGTCACTGCACTCGCGTGCCTCCCGATCGGTCTGCTGTCCGACCCGGGACGCGGGACCACGGGCGGTCATGGACTGCCGTGGTTCGTGTGGGCGGCGACTTCGCTGGGATTTTTCACCACCGTCCTGCTGACCCGCACACCTTGGGGACGCTACCGCCTGACCCACCTCGGGCTGGTCCTCGACGGGGAACTGCCGCTGCGCCTCGGCCGCTTCCTGGCCGAGGCGCTGGATCAGGGACTGCTCGTACCGGCCGACGGATACGGCGCCGGCTGCTACACCTTCCGCCACAGCCTGGCCCGCGAGGCCCTGCTGGGCGGGGGGACGGACCGACTGGCCCGCGTCCGCGCCACGGAACGCTTTCAGAAAGAGATACGCGCCGAGGTTCTGACCTTGCCGGAGTCCGTCGCCTACCTCGCGTTCACGTCGGACGGCAGCTCCGAGAGGTACGCGCGCGAGAGGGAGCACATCGCGGGGCTGGCCGACGAGGTGCTGACCAACGAACTGCGCGCCGCCGCGGACAAAGGTGCCGAGGCGTACGAGCGGTACCGCAAAGCCAGGCAGCGTATGAGCGAGGCGTTGGGCGTGAGCGTCTGGGCGAACTCCACGACGGCGCGGCTCTACGGGCTCGCGGCGCTGCTGGCCGGGGGCATCGTGTGCGCAGCCGTCGGATTGCTGACCGGCGCGGACCAGTTGGAGGTGGGCGCAGGCGTGGTCGCGGTGGCGGCCGGGGTCTGTCTGTCCCTTCTTCTCGCCGCCCGACTGGAGGCGACGCCGGCTTCCCGGCGCTTCATCTACATGATCGTCGCCGTTCTGGCCCTCTACACCTCTACGCCCTGGGCCCTGTCCCCGTTCCTCCCCGAAGGCTCGCTCGGAACCATCGCGGCGATCACAGCGGCAGCAGACATTTTCTTCCTCGTCGCCTGGCTCTACGCCCGCCCTCACGTGGCCCGCGCCCGCGCCGTACTGGACGACGACCCCGACGCCTGGCCCGAACTCCCGGCCATCCGCCACCATCGTGGAGCCGCGTTCGAGGCCCGGCAGACCTGGCTGACGGTCGTCGCCCGGGACGGTGTCATGCCGCTGATCCGGGGCCGGCTCAGGGTGGGTACGGACACGGGGACGGTGCCCGCGCTGCCCGCGATCGCCCCGTCGCGGCTCACCGGCTCACGGCGTTCCGACCAGTTCGTGGGCACGGAGGCGGCCGATGAGATCGCCTTCCACCTGCGCGAGTTGGAGAGCGCGAGCATCGGCGTCAGCGGGCAGCGCGGGGTGGGCAAGTCCAGTCTCATGCAGCGGTTCTGTACTTCCGGCCCGCTGTCCGCCGCCGACGACCTGCTCGTCCTGGCGCCCGCCCCGACCTCGTACGACCCCCGGGAGTTCCTGATCCATCTGTTCGCGGAGGTGTGCCGGCGGGTCACCGGCAGCAATCCGGGGGACGACGGTCACCAAGCCCCGGATCCGGTGCGCCGCAGGAACCTCGTACAGCATGTGGGTGCCGCCTTGATGGTGGCCGCAGGCGTTCTGATCACCGTCGTGACGCTTCTGTGGCCCGAACTCACCGCGGCCGCGGAGGCGGTCACCGGGCATGCGAAGGCGCTGGTGATCGCCGGGGGTGTCGTGCTCACCGTCGCGGGCATCGCGTGGGCGGTGTCCCTGTCCCTACCGGCGGAAGGGGCGGGGCGCCGTCGCGGAAACCCGCGTCACACCGACGTGCTGGCCGCCGCCCATCTGCGCACCCTGCACTACCAGTTGACGTTCCTGCGCACCCGCAACGCGCAGCTCGCTCTTCCGGGCGGGCTCCAACTGGCCGACGGCTCCCAGGTCCAGCACACCCAGCAGGTGCTCACCTACCCCGAACTGGTCTCCCGTTTCCGTGCCTTCCTCACCGAGGTCGCCCGGGACCGCGATCAGTCGGGCGGGCGTGTGGTCATCGGGATCGACGAACTCGACAAGCTGGGCAGCTCGCAGGACGCCGAGCGGTTCCTCAACGACCTCAAGGTCGTCTTCGGGATCCGCGGCTGCCACTTCCTCGTCGCCGTGTCCGAGGACGCGCTGACCACCTTCGGTCGGCACGTCCTCGATGTGCGCACCGCCTTCGACAGCGCCTTCGACCGCGTGGTCGCCGTACGCCCGCTCAGCCTCGGCCAGGCGCGCACGCTCCTCGAACTGCGGGGCGTTTGGCTGCCCGGGCCGTATCTGTGGCTGTGCCAGGTGCTGTCGGGCGGACTCCCGCGGGACCTGCTGCGGGCGGTGACGAGCCTGGCCACCGAACGTGCCCTGCGCTTGAGAGTCGACCTGCGGCAGTTGTCGCGAAAGTTGATCGAAGACGACGCCCGGTCCGTCCTCTCCGCGCAGACCCGGTACGCCGCCACGCTGAGCGGCGCCCATGCCCCACGCGCCGCCCGGTGGATCGCCGACGCATCACAGGCCGCGGTCACCGCTGACGAGTGGGAGGCCGCCATCGGCGCCGCCCCGCCCGTCGACCCCGACCAGTACGACGTGGCTCACGCCGTGACCCAGGTACGGGCTTATCTGGCCCTGGGGGCCACCCTTATGCGGACCTTCACCGAGGGCGATGTCGCCGCCAGCCTCGACTGGCTGCGCCTCGCGGGCCCGGACCCGGTCGACCGTCTCACCACGGCCCGCGCCAAACTCGCCACCGAGCCCGAGACGTCCTGGTCGGCCGTGAACCGCTACCGCGCCGAGATACCGGGCCTGGCGCCGTTGCCCGAGCCGACGTAG
- a CDS encoding permease, with amino-acid sequence MRLGVRAFVYAVLGGAALIAIATVASVLGPMLALDLYTPPVAAWWTVFTAIAVQGVPFLLLGTVVSAAIGAFVPEQVFSRLLPRNQALAVPVAGAAGVVLPGCECASVPVAGSLMRRGVAPAAALAFLLSAPAINPVVLVATSVAFPGQPEMVLARLVASLATAVVMGWLWARFGREEWLRPPERHTDPTATGLRAFTAGLQHDFLHAGGFLVLGAAAAATFNIVVPRSVLDLFTGSPWLSVLLLALLAVVLCVCSEADAFVAASLSGFSPTARLAFMVVGPMVDLKLFALQAGTFGRSFALRFSSVTWVVAVASSALVGWWLL; translated from the coding sequence ATGCGCCTCGGCGTGCGCGCGTTCGTGTACGCCGTGCTCGGCGGCGCCGCGCTCATCGCCATCGCCACGGTCGCCTCGGTCCTCGGGCCGATGCTCGCGCTCGACCTCTACACCCCGCCCGTCGCCGCCTGGTGGACCGTCTTCACGGCGATCGCGGTGCAGGGCGTGCCGTTCCTGCTGCTCGGCACGGTCGTCTCGGCGGCGATCGGGGCCTTCGTACCGGAGCAGGTCTTCAGCCGGCTCCTGCCCCGCAACCAGGCGCTCGCCGTCCCCGTCGCCGGGGCGGCCGGCGTCGTCCTGCCGGGATGCGAGTGCGCGTCCGTGCCGGTGGCCGGGAGCCTGATGCGGCGCGGCGTCGCCCCCGCGGCCGCCCTCGCGTTCCTTCTCTCCGCACCGGCGATCAACCCGGTCGTACTCGTCGCCACGTCCGTCGCCTTCCCCGGTCAGCCGGAGATGGTCCTCGCCCGGCTCGTCGCCTCGCTGGCCACGGCCGTGGTGATGGGCTGGTTGTGGGCCCGGTTCGGCCGCGAGGAGTGGCTGCGCCCACCCGAACGGCACACCGACCCCACCGCCACCGGCCTGCGCGCCTTCACCGCCGGGCTCCAGCACGACTTCCTGCACGCGGGCGGCTTCCTCGTCCTCGGCGCGGCAGCCGCGGCGACCTTCAACATCGTCGTGCCCCGATCCGTACTGGACCTCTTCACCGGCTCGCCCTGGCTGTCGGTGCTGCTGCTGGCACTCCTCGCGGTCGTCCTGTGCGTGTGCAGCGAGGCGGACGCGTTCGTCGCCGCCTCCCTGAGCGGCTTCTCGCCGACCGCGCGGCTGGCGTTCATGGTGGTCGGCCCGATGGTGGACCTGAAGCTGTTCGCCCTCCAGGCGGGCACCTTCGGGCGGTCCTTCGCCCTGCGGTTCTCGTCCGTGACGTGGGTGGTGGCCGTGGCGAGCAGCGCGCTGGTGGGGTGGTGGCTGCTGTGA
- a CDS encoding ribosomal protein L7/L12: MDIVGLFFVLAAFAGILTIQSRISRTDQRVARVEHKLDLILDHLGLRADDPRMDEVLALLRNDKKIQAIKVYREITGAGLKEAKDAVERMV; the protein is encoded by the coding sequence ATGGACATAGTGGGTCTCTTCTTCGTGCTGGCCGCGTTCGCGGGCATCCTCACCATCCAGAGCAGGATTTCCCGGACGGATCAGCGAGTTGCCCGGGTCGAGCACAAACTCGACCTGATCCTTGACCACTTGGGGCTTCGCGCGGACGACCCACGGATGGACGAGGTCCTCGCGCTCCTGCGCAACGACAAGAAGATCCAGGCGATCAAGGTCTATCGGGAGATCACGGGGGCGGGCTTGAAGGAGGCGAAGGACGCTGTCGAGCGCATGGTCTAG
- a CDS encoding TIGR03943 family protein, producing MRRYGPAVLLLLTGAAILRISLFSELYLRYVQAGLRPYLVVSGFLLVLLAVAVALVGRPEQEPHAEQGQHTEHGEHTGRDQQREHGEHDKSGDDSHAHDQHGGHHSPRVAWLLTLPALALLLFPPPALGSYSAERETAQRAAQGVGAFPALAGGDPVELTVAEFGSRAIYDSGRSLAGRTVRLTGFVTRDDDGTWYVTRLLVACCAADATTSKVEIRGADAPPVDAWVTVTGTWHPKGALGTDEAWPPLLDTASVRRIAQPANPYEKR from the coding sequence GTGAGGCGCTACGGGCCGGCGGTGCTGCTGCTCCTGACGGGCGCGGCGATCCTGCGGATCTCACTCTTCAGCGAGCTGTACCTGCGGTACGTGCAGGCGGGACTACGGCCGTACCTGGTCGTGTCCGGGTTCCTGCTGGTGCTGCTTGCGGTGGCCGTGGCGCTCGTCGGGCGACCGGAACAGGAACCGCACGCCGAGCAGGGCCAGCACACAGAGCACGGCGAACACACCGGCCGCGATCAGCAACGCGAGCACGGCGAGCACGACAAGTCCGGCGACGATTCCCACGCCCACGATCAGCACGGCGGCCACCATAGCCCCCGCGTCGCCTGGCTCCTCACCCTCCCCGCCCTCGCCCTCCTCCTCTTCCCGCCCCCCGCGCTCGGCTCCTACAGCGCCGAACGCGAGACGGCGCAGCGGGCCGCGCAAGGGGTCGGGGCCTTCCCCGCGCTGGCGGGCGGGGACCCGGTGGAGCTGACGGTGGCGGAGTTCGGTTCCCGGGCGATCTACGACAGCGGACGGTCGCTGGCCGGCCGCACGGTCCGGCTGACCGGCTTCGTCACCCGCGACGACGACGGCACCTGGTACGTCACCCGCCTCCTCGTCGCCTGCTGCGCCGCCGACGCCACCACCAGCAAGGTCGAGATCCGGGGCGCGGACGCTCCGCCCGTCGACGCCTGGGTCACCGTCACCGGCACCTGGCACCCCAAGGGCGCGCTCGGCACGGACGAGGCATGGCCGCCCCTCCTGGACACGGCGTCGGTGCGGCGGATCGCGCAGCCGGCGAACCCGTACGAAAAGCGGTAG